GTTGAAATTCAGGTCACAGCATGTACTTCTGCGCTCACGCTGTGGCCTAAATTTCATTTTTTGGTCTCAGATGTATCTGAACTTAGACAGAGCCAAAAAAATTTATGCAACAATTGCACTGAAACAGCTACTCACCAATTGAAAACGTTTTTGAAAATAATCTGGCAATGTTACAAAAACATGACGCCAACCATCACCAAGATTAACAACCTCGCTTTGTTGATAACATCGCTCAAGCTGAACAACCAGTGCAATCTGTTCAAACGAAAGGTCTGGATATAAATTCCACACCTTAATCGTTCCATCAGCAGAGGCAAAAACCAGTCCACCATCATTCAGTTGCTCGATACATCTAGCCCAAACTCTATGCTCATCAAGTGGGGCAATGCATCTATTGGTATTTAAATCCCACACCTTAATCGTTCCATCACAATAATCAGAGACCAGTCGACGATCATCCAGTTGATTGATGCAACTAACAAAACGTGTATGCGCCTCAAGCGTGACAACGCACCTGTTGGTATTCAAATCCCACACCTTAATCGTTCCATCATCAGAACCAGAAGCCAGTCGACCATCATCCAGTTGCTTGATGCATTTAACCAAACGTGTATGCGCCTCAAGTGTGGCAACGCACCTGTTGGTATTTAAATCCCACACCTTAATCATTCCATCACCAAAACCACAAATCAGTCTACCATCTTTCCGTAGCTTAATGCATCTAATCCAATGTTTATGCCCCTCAAGTGTGGCAACGCACCTGCTAGTATCCAAATCCCACACCTTAATCGTTCCATCATCAGAACCAGAAACAAGTCGACCATCATCCAGTTGCGTGATGCAATTAACCCAATCTGTATGCCCCTCAAGTGTGGCAACGCATCTGTTGGTGTTTAAATCCCACACTTTAATCGTGTTATCATTTGAACAAGAAACCAGTCGACCATCATTCAGTCGCTTGATGCATTTAACCGAACTTGTATGCCCCTCAAGTATGGCAACGCATCTGTTGGTATCCAGATCCCAAATCTTAATCGTTTTATCTTTTGAACAAGAAACCAGTCGACCATCATCCAGTTGCTTGACGCAATTAACCCAATTTGTATGCCCCTCAAGTATACTCACACTCACTTCAGCTCCTTCATTATCACCTACCATTAAGCATTCTGGAAAATAGTGGGCATACGATGTCATTGATGATTCACTAAAACTGTGCTGCATCACATCATACCGGCTTGCTCTGCCGATCTCCCGATTCATGAGCATCGAAAAATTGTTCGGCACTTGCGCAGAAAGCCGATCAAAGAGTCCCTGATCCAGATCTTGGGTTATGTCGACATGATTGATTATCTGTTTGAGCTGTGCAACAAATTGCGTGTCACTGGTTGCTCCAGAAAAAATTCTTGCGCCTTTTTTGCAATGTTGATCATTAACCAAAGCTTGTGATGGAAAGTTTTCATCTGAATATTCAATCATTTCTATCTCTGAACTTTCACAAATCAGATTTTCTTTTTGCGCTTCTTGCTCACGCGCTTCGCGTTCATGCATAAGCTCAAGATTCAATTGCAGCTGCAATGCTTGCGCCAGCTTTTCATCATCTCCAACATCCGGTTGCACCGCAATTTCAATGCCGCATGCTGATAAATCTCCCATACTCTGCAACGCTTCCAAACTTTGAATATTTCCACAAGCCAAAGCATCGCAATGGCGTTTGTTCTGTATAAACTCGCAAAGAATGTGCTCAAGACTATGCTGTTCTTGCTGCACCTCAAGCAAGCGACATGACGGATTATTAACCGCAATTGCTTGCTCAAAATCCACAAAAAATCTTTGCATTATTTCAATTTTTCTTTTGATCAGATCGGTATCGTTAAGCTCCATAAATTCCAAAAGAATTGTCGGATCTTTTTCTATTTTTTTACAGAGTTCTTTGTATGCACTGTTTATCACTTCAAAATTTGCTTGAAAATTTTCAACTCCTGGATTTTCTTGCAAATTTTCAGAGCACGTTGTAAAAACCTTGATTGCAGGATTAAAGATGTTGAGCAAGCACTTAACTCGCTGGTGCACCCCTTGCTCAAAGAAATTTCCATTCATGGCCTGTGCTGTATTTGCCAATAAAACAATCGTAAGAATAAGCATCAACCGTGTAACCATAAAAAACCTTGTATTCTATAAAAGAGAAAATCAATGCCGTAAATCAACCAACAACCGATTGAAAGCGTTTTTGAAAATAGTCTGGCAATGTTACAAAAACATCTCGCCAGCCATCGCAAAGATTAACGCGGTTGTCATCTTGATAACATCGCTCAAGCTGAACTATCAGTGCAATCTGTTCGAATGAAAGGTCTGGATATAAATTCCACACCTTAATCGTTCCATCACCTGAACACGAAGCAAGTCGACCATCATCCAGTTGCTTGATGTAATTAACAAAACTTGTATGCCCCTCAAGTGTAGCGATGCACTTATTAGTATTTAAATCCCATAACTTAATCGTTTCATCATCTGAACAAGAAACAAGTCGCCCATCTTTCAGTTGCTTGATGAATAAAACCCCTTCAAGATGCCTCTTAAGTGTGGCAATACACCTAATTTCATTGAGATCCCACACCTTAATCCATCCATACCTTTGTTCATCGTCATCGAAGTACACACCGCTCTCATCTGATGAACAAGAAACAAATCGAGCATCATCCAGTTGCTTAATGCAATTAATTGTATCTGTATGCCCCTCAAGTGTAGCGATGCACTCATTAGTATTTAAATTCCAAAGCTTAATCATTCCCTCATCTGAACTACCATCAGATTCCTCATCTGGACGAAAACTAGAGCCAGAAGCTAGTCGATTCTCATTCAGTTGCTTGATACAACAAACCTCTGCAAAATGACCTTCAAGCGTGACAAAGCACTTGTTGGTATGCAAATCCCACAACTTAATCGTTCTATCATGAGAGCCAGAAGCAAGTCGACCATCACTCAGTTGTTTGATGCAACTAACTAAATCTGTATGCCCCTCAAGCGTGGCAACGGATGTATTTGTATTCAAATCCCATATCCAGATCATATTATCACTTGAACCAGAAGCAAACCGACTATTAGGCAGCAGAGTTATGCAATAAGCCACACTTCTATGCCTTTCAAGTGTGGAAACGCATGTATTTGTATTCAAATTCCATACCCTGATCGTTTTATCACTTGAGCCAGAAGCAAGACGACCATCAGGCAGCAGGGTTATGCAATAAACCCAACCTCTATGACCTTCAAGCGTGGCAACGCATGTATTTGTATTCAAATCCCATACCCTGATCGTATTATCCCGCGAAGCAGAAGCAAGGCTACCATCTGACAGTTGCGTTATGCAATAAACACAATCTTTATGCCCCTCGAACGTAGTACATGGTACATCTTTTTTAATCATGCATTCTGGAAAATAGTGTGCATAAGAAGTCATGTGCGACTCACTAAAATTATGTTGCATGATATCATAGGTGCTTGCTCTGCCAATTTCTCGATTCATCAACATTGAAAAATTGGTTGGAGCACGTGCTGCAAGCCTGTCAAAAAAATCTTGATCCAAATTTTTGGTTATATCTACTTCGTTGTAAATTATTTGTTTGAGTTGGGCAACATACTGAGCATTATTTGTTGCTCTTGAAAAAACTTCCCCAGTGCGTATCACTGGGTCTTGATCTTTATCATAAAATTCTTCATCTGAGTAAAATTCACTATCTTCAAAATCATCTTTATCAGCTACGCTATCACCTATGAAATCTTGATTTTCACACACCTCAGGTATATCTGTAGCTTGTTCATTTTGATCGCTGACAATACTCTGATCTTCATCAACTTTGACAACTTTGTTGTTGTCATTAATAAGATCTTGATTATCCCGCTCGCGCTTACCAGCATGGACACTGTTAAGCGACAGACCAAACATTAGCAAAATTAAAAAACGTTTCATCGTATAACCTCCGTACGAAAAACAGATAATTCAAATAAATTACAATAAATAATTACAAATTTATATAAATATAGTCAATTTGTCAAAAATTAATTTATCCCTGAAAAAGAGGTAAGCCCAGGGATAACGATGCCGTCCGCCCGCTTACTTGACTTACAACCTGCTCATGATAAGGTGATAGCCCAGGGGCACGTGAAACATTACAACGCTTGAAACGATCATGCTGGTAAGGAGAGTGTGTGAACAAAATCAATATTCCAGTCGTTATTCTGGCTGGAGGACTCGGAACTCGATTACGCTAAGAAACTGAATTTAGACCAAAACCGATGGTGCCAATTGGTGGTAAGCCAATTTTGTGCTGCATCACATCATACCTGCTTGCTCTGCCGATCTCCCGATTCATGAGTGCTGAACAACCAGCGCAATCTGTTCTAATGAAAGGTCTGGATACAAATCCCATAGCTTAATCGTTCTATCATCTGAACAAGAAGCAAGTCGCCCATCATTCAGTTGCGTGATGAATCTAACCCAATTTCTATGCCCTTCAAGTGTGGCAACGCACCTATTAGTATTTAAATCCAACAGCTTAATTGTTCCATCATCAGAACAAGAAGCAAGTCGCCCATCATCCAGTTGCGTGATGCAATTAACCCAATCTCTATGCCCCTCAAGTGTGGCAACGCACCTGTTGGTATCAAAATTCCACACCTTAATCGTTTTATCACGAGAACAAGAAACAAGTCGCCCATCATTCAGTTGTTTGATACATATAACCGAATTTCTATGCCCTTCAAGTGTAGCGATGCACTCATTAGTATTCAAATCCCACACCTTAATCGTTTCATCATGTGAACCAGAAACAAATCGACCATCATTCAGTTGCGTGATGCATCTAACCAAATCTCT
This sequence is a window from Candidatus Dependentiae bacterium. Protein-coding genes within it:
- a CDS encoding WD40 repeat domain-containing protein, encoding MVTRLMLILTIVLLANTAQAMNGNFFEQGVHQRVKCLLNIFNPAIKVFTTCSENLQENPGVENFQANFEVINSAYKELCKKIEKDPTILLEFMELNDTDLIKRKIEIMQRFFVDFEQAIAVNNPSCRLLEVQQEQHSLEHILCEFIQNKRHCDALACGNIQSLEALQSMGDLSACGIEIAVQPDVGDDEKLAQALQLQLNLELMHEREAREQEAQKENLICESSEIEMIEYSDENFPSQALVNDQHCKKGARIFSGATSDTQFVAQLKQIINHVDITQDLDQGLFDRLSAQVPNNFSMLMNREIGRASRYDVMQHSFSESSMTSYAHYFPECLMVGDNEGAEVSVSILEGHTNWVNCVKQLDDGRLVSCSKDKTIKIWDLDTNRCVAILEGHTSSVKCIKRLNDGRLVSCSNDNTIKVWDLNTNRCVATLEGHTDWVNCITQLDDGRLVSGSDDGTIKVWDLDTSRCVATLEGHKHWIRCIKLRKDGRLICGFGDGMIKVWDLNTNRCVATLEAHTRLVKCIKQLDDGRLASGSDDGTIKVWDLNTNRCVVTLEAHTRFVSCINQLDDRRLVSDYCDGTIKVWDLNTNRCIAPLDEHRVWARCIEQLNDGGLVFASADGTIKVWNLYPDLSFEQIALVVQLERCYQQSEVVNLGDGWRHVFVTLPDYFQKRFQLVSSCFSAIVA